A stretch of Gemmatimonas aurantiaca T-27 DNA encodes these proteins:
- a CDS encoding aldolase/citrate lyase family protein, giving the protein MRPCWMLAAAAAVSLSALPDTAQAQTRLNPVIDLLAANKPVFGLYAPANPRARPGQPAPTGPVKSMAELGQEALAYKKLDYIFEGTMEYNFDQSFPLFQEFAKALDTGGSLQKGKAPRFTHPVFVKTPEIAPDPAVASARIGKQLNEGVSGIMFVDVQSADELKKGVAALRFKSKGGTRSDDVGGAPARWGMTEKEYKERADLWPLNPKGELVTFTIVESKEGLAKVREIAAVPGVGVLFPGAGTLRGVFSTTDASGQRKFDEPAWEAAIQSVLAACKEFKVPCGYPAGAADIEMRMKQGFSVFVIGWGEPGFKAVDLGRAAGGR; this is encoded by the coding sequence GTGCGACCCTGCTGGATGCTGGCAGCCGCTGCCGCTGTTTCGCTGAGTGCCCTGCCCGACACGGCGCAGGCCCAGACCCGCCTCAACCCGGTCATCGACCTGCTGGCGGCCAACAAGCCCGTCTTCGGGCTCTACGCGCCGGCCAATCCGCGGGCGCGCCCCGGACAGCCCGCCCCGACCGGACCGGTCAAGAGCATGGCCGAACTGGGTCAGGAAGCGCTGGCCTACAAGAAGCTGGACTACATCTTCGAAGGCACGATGGAGTACAACTTCGACCAGTCCTTTCCGCTCTTTCAGGAATTTGCGAAAGCGCTGGACACGGGCGGATCGCTGCAAAAGGGTAAGGCGCCCCGCTTCACGCATCCCGTGTTCGTGAAGACCCCGGAAATCGCGCCCGACCCGGCGGTGGCCTCGGCCCGTATCGGCAAGCAGCTCAATGAAGGCGTGAGCGGTATCATGTTCGTGGACGTGCAGAGTGCCGACGAACTCAAGAAGGGCGTCGCGGCCCTGCGCTTCAAGAGCAAGGGTGGCACGCGGTCTGACGATGTCGGCGGTGCGCCTGCGCGCTGGGGCATGACCGAGAAGGAGTACAAGGAACGCGCCGACCTGTGGCCGCTCAACCCGAAGGGTGAACTGGTGACGTTCACCATCGTGGAAAGCAAGGAAGGACTGGCCAAGGTGCGCGAGATCGCCGCCGTGCCAGGTGTGGGTGTGCTGTTCCCGGGTGCCGGAACGCTGCGTGGCGTATTCAGCACCACCGACGCGAGCGGTCAGCGCAAGTTCGACGAACCGGCGTGGGAAGCGGCCATTCAGTCGGTCCTCGCGGCGTGCAAGGAGTTCAAGGTGCCGTGTGGGTATCCGGCAGGCGCAGCGGACATCGAGATGCGCATGAAGCAAGGCTTCAGCGTGTTTGTGATCGGCTGGGGTGAGCCGGGCTTCAAGGCGGTTGATCTTGGACGGGCTGCCGGCGGGCGCTGA
- a CDS encoding SusC/RagA family TonB-linked outer membrane protein — MRLFVPAAFTRGERGCSPPVATRPQVLRRRLTTSLLALAASLSLFAPPTAAAQGGGTVTGTVTDGGTGQPIQQARVLVAGTQIGTLTGENGRYTLRVPNTGSVTLEVSRIGFEAQRVTVNVTEGAPVVADVKLGQAAFSLAAVVTTVTGQQRKVELANATTQVNVAEKIAELPVSNMGALLSGRSSGVQVVQTGATGTGSRVRIRGQNSFSLSNDPIIVIDGVRASGATGDGLGVGGSGPSRLDDINPNEIESLEIIKGPSAATLYGTEAANGVIVITTKRGKSGRTTWNLSAENGRINNTAEYPDLWSLWGRRATAPNVSAICTLQEMVDGRCVAGVTDSLSRGNVLNQSDLTPIGTGNRQQYNLQSSGGNDKVQFFVSGQTESETGIYKMPSSEVTRLETQRGVTSLPSDIMRPNALARNSFRANVSAELRPNLFLQVSSGFINSDLRLPQNEDNGNGLMVAALGGNWRGDLKDSQGNNLRGYRSFMMGDVLAQTTSQNINRFINTATAQWNPVSWLATRAALGSDITFRNDLFISKVGEGPNTGTVRSGNITANRVETNQQTADYGATGTFQLLDWLNSKTSVGMQYVRNFRTLQQSTGIGLPPGGVTVTAAATRSSTQNITDRRTLGYYVEQQFGIRDKLFLTGGLRRDAASAFGANTRAVYYPKVGASWLISDEAFFPKGDWLNSLRLRGTYGASGQIPADTASIKAYSPGALTLASGETPGATLSSLGNANLKPEYSAETEFGFDLQMFSGRTNIELTSYNKSTTDALILRDIAPSLSGLQSQIVNIGNIKNSGVELTWNQRIIESDAVGLSFALTGSTLKNRMTKLAEGVATIPSGNRNTQQNRPGYPIYGLWDRTVTPRDVNNDGIIAGRSEVVYSDTAIYQGSSFPTKEMAFTPTLELLNKKLRITSQFDGKWGITKFNNTLRHQCQNGVTCRGRYDKSVSLQEQAYAYATADAIYTGQMENGDFIRWRELSVSYEMPTAWANKLRTTRWNIVLTGRNLGVMTDYKGVDPEASAANSDQRGGEEYFSTPPLRILMLRMNFSF, encoded by the coding sequence ATGCGATTGTTCGTACCCGCTGCGTTCACCCGTGGAGAGCGCGGCTGCTCGCCACCGGTCGCCACACGTCCGCAAGTGCTGCGGCGTCGGTTGACCACTTCTTTGCTGGCCCTCGCGGCGAGCCTCAGCCTGTTCGCGCCGCCAACGGCGGCCGCGCAAGGCGGCGGCACTGTCACCGGTACGGTTACCGATGGTGGCACCGGTCAGCCCATCCAGCAGGCTCGCGTCCTTGTTGCCGGCACGCAGATCGGCACGCTGACGGGCGAGAATGGGCGCTATACGCTGCGTGTTCCCAACACGGGCTCCGTGACGCTCGAAGTGAGCCGCATCGGTTTTGAAGCGCAGCGTGTCACGGTGAACGTGACCGAAGGCGCCCCGGTGGTGGCTGATGTGAAGCTGGGCCAGGCGGCATTTTCGCTCGCCGCCGTCGTGACCACGGTGACCGGTCAGCAGCGTAAGGTCGAACTGGCCAACGCCACCACGCAGGTGAACGTCGCCGAGAAGATCGCCGAACTGCCCGTGAGCAACATGGGCGCCCTGCTGTCCGGCCGTTCGTCGGGTGTGCAGGTCGTGCAGACCGGCGCCACCGGCACCGGCTCACGCGTGCGTATCCGCGGCCAGAACTCCTTCTCGCTCTCCAACGATCCGATCATCGTGATCGACGGTGTGCGTGCCTCCGGCGCCACGGGCGACGGTCTGGGCGTTGGTGGTTCGGGCCCGTCGCGTCTCGATGATATCAATCCGAACGAGATCGAAAGCCTCGAGATCATCAAGGGCCCCTCGGCCGCCACGCTGTACGGCACGGAAGCGGCCAACGGCGTTATCGTGATCACCACGAAGCGCGGTAAGTCGGGTCGCACCACGTGGAACCTGTCGGCGGAAAACGGCCGTATCAACAACACGGCAGAGTATCCGGACCTGTGGTCGCTGTGGGGTCGCCGTGCCACGGCACCGAACGTTTCCGCCATCTGCACACTGCAGGAAATGGTTGACGGCCGCTGCGTTGCAGGCGTGACCGACTCGTTGTCGCGCGGCAACGTGCTCAACCAGTCGGACCTGACGCCGATCGGCACGGGTAATCGCCAGCAGTACAACCTCCAGTCGTCGGGCGGTAACGACAAGGTGCAGTTCTTCGTCTCCGGCCAGACGGAGAGCGAGACGGGCATCTACAAGATGCCGAGCTCCGAAGTCACGCGCCTCGAAACACAGCGCGGCGTCACGTCGCTCCCGAGCGACATCATGCGTCCGAATGCACTGGCGCGTAACAGCTTCCGCGCCAACGTGAGCGCGGAGCTGCGTCCCAATCTGTTCCTGCAGGTGTCGTCGGGTTTCATCAATTCCGACTTGCGTCTGCCGCAGAACGAAGACAACGGCAACGGTCTGATGGTGGCGGCACTGGGCGGTAACTGGCGCGGCGATCTGAAGGATTCGCAGGGCAACAATCTGCGCGGCTACCGCTCGTTCATGATGGGTGACGTGCTGGCGCAGACCACCTCGCAGAACATCAATCGTTTCATCAACACGGCGACGGCGCAGTGGAACCCGGTGTCGTGGCTGGCGACGCGCGCGGCCCTTGGCTCGGACATCACGTTCCGCAACGACCTGTTCATCTCGAAGGTCGGCGAAGGCCCGAATACGGGTACGGTGCGGTCGGGTAACATCACGGCCAACCGTGTGGAAACCAACCAGCAGACGGCTGACTACGGCGCCACCGGCACGTTCCAGCTGCTCGATTGGCTCAACTCCAAGACGTCAGTCGGTATGCAGTACGTGCGCAACTTCCGCACGCTGCAGCAGAGCACCGGCATCGGTCTCCCGCCGGGTGGTGTGACGGTGACGGCTGCGGCCACGCGTAGCAGCACGCAGAACATCACCGATCGTCGTACGCTCGGTTACTACGTTGAGCAGCAGTTTGGTATCCGGGACAAGCTGTTCCTCACCGGCGGTCTGCGTCGTGACGCCGCCAGCGCGTTCGGTGCCAACACCCGCGCGGTGTACTACCCGAAGGTCGGCGCGTCGTGGCTCATCTCCGACGAAGCGTTCTTCCCGAAGGGCGACTGGCTGAACAGCCTGCGTCTGCGTGGTACCTACGGCGCCTCTGGTCAGATTCCGGCCGATACCGCGTCCATCAAGGCGTACTCGCCGGGTGCGCTCACGCTGGCCTCCGGCGAAACGCCGGGCGCTACGCTCAGCTCGTTGGGCAACGCGAATCTCAAGCCGGAATACTCGGCGGAAACCGAGTTCGGTTTCGACCTGCAGATGTTCTCGGGTCGTACCAACATCGAACTGACGTCGTACAACAAGTCCACCACGGACGCGCTCATCCTGCGTGACATCGCCCCGTCGCTGTCGGGTCTGCAGTCGCAGATCGTGAACATCGGCAACATCAAGAACTCGGGTGTTGAACTCACCTGGAACCAGCGCATCATCGAAAGCGACGCCGTGGGCCTGTCTTTCGCGCTGACGGGTTCGACGCTGAAGAACCGCATGACGAAGCTGGCCGAGGGTGTGGCCACGATCCCGTCAGGCAATCGCAACACGCAGCAGAACCGCCCGGGCTACCCGATCTACGGTCTGTGGGACCGCACGGTCACGCCGCGCGACGTGAACAACGACGGGATCATCGCGGGTCGCAGCGAAGTGGTCTACAGCGATACGGCTATCTATCAGGGCTCGTCGTTCCCGACGAAGGAAATGGCGTTCACGCCGACGCTGGAACTGCTCAACAAGAAGCTCCGCATCACCTCGCAGTTCGATGGCAAGTGGGGCATCACCAAGTTCAACAACACGCTCCGCCACCAGTGCCAGAACGGTGTCACCTGCCGTGGTCGTTACGACAAGTCGGTGTCGCTGCAGGAGCAGGCGTATGCCTACGCCACGGCTGACGCCATCTACACGGGTCAGATGGAAAACGGTGATTTCATCCGTTGGCGCGAACTGTCGGTGTCGTACGAGATGCCGACCGCCTGGGCGAACAAGCTTCGCACGACGCGGTGGAACATCGTGCTTACGGGCCGCAATCTCGGCGTGATGACCGACTACAAGGGTGTGGATCCGGAGGCCTCCGCGGCGAACTCCGATCAGCGTGGTGGTGAGGAGTACTTCTCGACGCCGCCGCTTCGCATCCTGATGCTCCGTATGAACTTCTCCTTCTGA
- a CDS encoding c-type cytochrome, producing the protein MTAQQPGARLAAQNRPIVVRDTGDSVAVYSEEQATEGQAVYKKSCAECHELDEFTNSDFKGKWVGRPLFELFEQIRTTMPDGDPGTLPREEYGATVAYILKLNGLPAGTTRLATDSVALSAITFKLPASAP; encoded by the coding sequence ATGACCGCCCAGCAGCCGGGTGCCCGGCTGGCGGCGCAGAACCGCCCTATCGTGGTCCGAGATACCGGCGACAGCGTGGCGGTCTATTCCGAAGAACAGGCCACCGAAGGGCAGGCCGTGTACAAAAAGTCCTGCGCCGAGTGCCACGAACTCGACGAATTCACCAACAGTGACTTCAAGGGGAAGTGGGTTGGCCGTCCGTTGTTCGAATTGTTCGAACAGATTCGCACGACCATGCCGGACGGAGATCCGGGCACGTTGCCGCGGGAAGAGTACGGCGCGACGGTGGCCTATATCCTCAAGTTGAACGGCTTGCCCGCCGGAACAACACGTCTCGCCACCGATTCGGTCGCATTGTCGGCCATCACGTTCAAGCTGCCGGCCTCCGCTCCCTGA
- a CDS encoding NAD(P)/FAD-dependent oxidoreductase — protein sequence MDSTDSATTSNDAGLPEADRPEAGFPRPVVDDLPRRDFLRVAGSAGLLLAGGCAPPIAFANAPAKGIERGRGATSSSSHVVVIGAGAWGGWTAYHLRSRGVQVTLIDAYGPGNSRSTSGDETRGIRSSYGDRAVGELWTPWARTAIQRWNLFEQEWGPVFRTKFFHQTGDVIMRPTREPFITKTIDLWTANKVPHEVLSGDEARKRWPVIKADDITVAITEPDAGVVRCRAATQAVAAIGQKMGVKLVIGRVKPGDIRNNMMDGVTLEDGTVIRGDSYVFACGPWLRKLFPYLENRMRVPIGHALYFGVPVADSRFSFPNLPSYNFPGVTGWPMLPVDSRGFRVRGAIAAPASASASAAPAGGAPANSPAATATPPADPAQQDPDLSSRWTNQDRVDGARRFLAARFPLLANAPLLETRACHYESSINGNFIIDNVPGTTNAWIAGVGQAEGFKFGPVVGDYVAQRVLGINGDPELVKAFKLPTTEYTPG from the coding sequence ATGGACTCCACGGATTCCGCCACCACGTCCAACGACGCCGGCCTGCCAGAGGCTGACCGACCTGAAGCCGGCTTCCCGCGGCCTGTGGTCGACGACCTGCCCCGCCGCGACTTTCTGCGGGTCGCTGGCAGTGCCGGCCTGCTGCTCGCCGGCGGCTGTGCCCCGCCGATCGCGTTTGCCAATGCCCCGGCCAAGGGCATCGAGCGGGGGCGAGGCGCGACGAGTTCCAGCAGCCATGTGGTGGTGATCGGCGCCGGCGCCTGGGGTGGCTGGACGGCCTATCACCTGCGGTCCCGCGGTGTCCAGGTCACGCTCATCGACGCCTATGGTCCGGGGAACTCCCGCTCCACCAGCGGCGACGAGACCCGCGGTATCCGTTCGTCCTACGGCGACCGCGCCGTCGGTGAACTCTGGACGCCATGGGCCCGCACGGCCATTCAGCGCTGGAATCTGTTCGAACAGGAATGGGGCCCGGTCTTCCGCACGAAGTTCTTTCACCAGACGGGGGATGTGATCATGCGTCCCACCCGCGAGCCCTTCATCACCAAGACCATCGATCTGTGGACCGCCAACAAGGTCCCGCACGAGGTCCTGAGCGGCGATGAAGCACGGAAGCGCTGGCCGGTCATCAAGGCCGACGATATCACCGTGGCCATCACCGAGCCCGACGCCGGTGTGGTACGCTGCCGCGCCGCGACACAGGCGGTGGCGGCGATCGGCCAGAAGATGGGTGTCAAGTTGGTCATCGGCCGCGTCAAGCCGGGTGACATCCGCAACAACATGATGGACGGTGTCACCCTCGAAGATGGCACCGTGATCCGCGGCGACTCCTATGTGTTCGCCTGTGGCCCCTGGCTGCGCAAACTCTTCCCGTACCTCGAGAATCGGATGCGGGTGCCAATCGGACACGCCCTGTATTTCGGGGTGCCGGTGGCCGATTCGCGCTTCAGTTTCCCGAACCTGCCGAGCTACAACTTTCCGGGTGTCACCGGGTGGCCCATGCTGCCGGTGGACAGCCGCGGGTTCCGCGTGCGTGGCGCCATCGCCGCACCAGCGTCGGCGTCGGCGTCGGCCGCACCGGCTGGCGGCGCACCAGCCAATTCCCCGGCTGCCACCGCAACACCGCCGGCCGATCCGGCGCAGCAGGATCCGGATCTGAGTTCACGGTGGACCAATCAGGATCGTGTCGACGGGGCGCGGCGTTTCCTGGCGGCGCGTTTCCCATTGCTCGCCAACGCGCCGTTGCTCGAAACACGGGCCTGCCACTACGAATCGAGCATCAACGGGAATTTCATCATCGACAACGTACCCGGCACGACCAACGCCTGGATTGCCGGCGTGGGCCAGGCCGAAGGCTTCAAATTCGGCCCGGTCGTGGGCGACTATGTCGCCCAGCGTGTGCTCGGCATCAATGGTGACCCTGAGCTGGTGAAGGCGTTCAAGCTACCGACGACGGAGTACACACCGGGCTGA
- a CDS encoding PepSY-associated TM helix domain-containing protein — protein MTNPRLLNRKLHRWGSIAVSIPFLIVIVTGLLLQLKKQIEWVQPPEQKTKNTTPTVSMQQIFDAAKSVPEAKIVDWTSIDRIDVRPGKGLAKVATVDHWEIQVDIGTGAVLQSAYRRSDLIETMHDGSWFADAAKLWVFLPSGIIVLGLWITGIYLFLLPYRAKANKRRREAGDA, from the coding sequence ATGACCAACCCCCGCCTCCTGAACCGCAAGCTGCATCGTTGGGGATCGATTGCCGTATCGATCCCCTTCCTCATCGTGATCGTGACGGGGCTGCTACTGCAGCTCAAGAAGCAGATCGAATGGGTGCAGCCTCCTGAACAGAAGACCAAGAACACGACGCCCACGGTCAGCATGCAGCAGATCTTCGATGCGGCGAAGTCGGTGCCGGAAGCGAAGATCGTTGACTGGACGAGCATCGACCGGATCGACGTGCGACCGGGGAAGGGACTGGCCAAGGTCGCCACGGTCGATCATTGGGAGATCCAGGTCGACATCGGCACCGGCGCGGTGCTGCAGAGCGCCTATCGTCGTTCGGATCTCATCGAGACCATGCACGACGGGTCGTGGTTTGCCGACGCGGCGAAGCTCTGGGTCTTCCTGCCGTCGGGCATCATCGTGCTGGGGCTCTGGATCACCGGCATCTATCTGTTCCTGTTGCCATACCGGGCCAAAGCCAACAAGCGCCGCCGGGAAGCCGGCGACGCTTGA
- a CDS encoding S41 family peptidase — protein MVRLSVPIARTLRLAVLATPFTLATSASAQSGTRMLRSPSVSAQSIAFAYANNIWVVERAGGAARRLTSFQGVTQNPKLSPDGRQVAFSAEYAGNTDVYVVPVEGGQPTRLTWHPSADVVQGWTPDGKSVVFASPRATWAPSGAPRFWTVPVGGGVETAMPMPRAFQGKISTDGKRVAYRMPSSWDEERRNYRGGQNKPIWILDLASFALDTTPFSGSKEMDPVWVGDAVYFLSDRDGVSNVWSYDTKGRALKQITTFKDFDVKTLDASGNSVVFEQAGYVHELDARAGTHKIVNISAAGDFPWMMPQWKDVTARATGLTLSATGKRAAVEARGEVFTIPAEKGDVRNLTNSSASAEIAPIWSPDGKSIAWFSDRSGEYQLVIAPQEGVGATREIVLPEPSRPYSPSWSPDGKTIAFQDTHFRIWLVDVASGKAKVADTDPYFMMDRSIVPVWSPDSRCLAYPKRLKSLLRAIFVYEVETGAVKQLTDGMADASNPAWDASGKYLWFLASTNFGLNSSLLDMSKFDRPETRALYLAVLSKAEPSPLLPESDDESARDAMRDSTRSAPRAADTTRVASAPVRPVRIDYDGIAQRILTVQGVIERDYDALRAGPAGTVFFLEPIPTTGTGTGAAGGGQGGGNTLHRYQLGARRAAVFAQGVSQFTTSGDGRKVLYRTTGANGALFLVDGDRAIPAAGTGRLNATLRTFVDPKAEFRQIFDEGWRNQRNNLYVKNMQGSDWPAMKKMYEPLLAHVNHRADLNYLLDNMGAEIAIGHSYVRGGDLPEVPDANGGLLGADFSIENGRYRLSRIYDAESWNPELRAPLVMPGVNVSRGDYILAINGQELRAPENIYRLLDGTANRQTVLTVNSRPDLQGARQITVVPVANEQGLRTRAWVEHNRRMVDSLSGGKIAYVYVPNTGAPGYVSFNRYYFAQQDRVGVVVDERYNGGGSAADYIVDMLGRDYDGYFNNPVGDRYPYTSPANGIWGPKVMIINEMAGSGGDLMPFMFKRRKLGPLVGSRTWGGLVATTDTPPFVDGGSMIAPRFGFFSRDPKFAVENEGVAPDIDVENFPREVISGRDPQLERAVQEAMRLLGTYKNERANQEPDAPVWGRRGR, from the coding sequence ATGGTACGACTTTCTGTCCCCATCGCGCGCACGCTGCGTCTCGCTGTGCTGGCGACGCCCTTCACGCTGGCTACATCGGCATCCGCACAGTCGGGTACGCGCATGCTGCGTTCGCCGAGTGTGAGTGCGCAGTCCATTGCTTTTGCGTATGCCAACAACATCTGGGTGGTGGAGCGCGCCGGTGGTGCCGCCCGGCGTCTCACTTCCTTTCAGGGGGTGACGCAAAACCCCAAGCTCTCGCCGGACGGACGTCAGGTGGCGTTCAGTGCGGAGTATGCGGGCAACACCGATGTGTACGTGGTGCCGGTGGAAGGAGGCCAGCCGACGCGGCTCACCTGGCATCCCTCCGCGGATGTGGTGCAAGGATGGACGCCGGACGGCAAGAGCGTGGTGTTTGCCTCGCCGCGCGCGACCTGGGCGCCCAGTGGTGCACCACGATTCTGGACTGTGCCCGTCGGAGGAGGTGTGGAAACGGCCATGCCCATGCCACGCGCCTTCCAGGGCAAGATCTCCACAGATGGCAAGCGTGTGGCGTACCGCATGCCGTCGTCATGGGACGAAGAACGCCGCAACTATCGCGGTGGGCAGAACAAGCCGATCTGGATTCTCGACCTCGCATCGTTTGCGCTCGACACCACGCCCTTTTCCGGCAGCAAGGAAATGGATCCGGTGTGGGTCGGGGATGCGGTGTATTTCCTGTCCGATCGCGACGGCGTGTCGAATGTGTGGTCGTACGACACCAAAGGGCGGGCGCTCAAGCAGATCACCACGTTCAAGGATTTCGACGTCAAGACACTCGACGCGTCCGGCAACAGTGTGGTGTTCGAGCAGGCCGGCTACGTGCATGAACTCGATGCGCGTGCTGGCACACACAAGATTGTGAACATCTCGGCTGCGGGCGATTTCCCGTGGATGATGCCGCAGTGGAAGGATGTCACCGCGCGCGCCACGGGTCTCACACTCTCGGCCACGGGCAAGCGCGCGGCGGTGGAAGCGCGTGGCGAAGTGTTCACCATCCCGGCAGAAAAGGGGGATGTGCGCAATCTGACCAACAGCAGTGCCTCTGCCGAAATCGCGCCGATCTGGTCGCCGGATGGCAAATCGATCGCGTGGTTCAGTGATCGCAGTGGTGAGTACCAGTTGGTGATCGCGCCGCAGGAGGGTGTTGGGGCGACGCGCGAGATCGTGTTGCCGGAACCGAGCCGCCCGTACTCGCCGAGCTGGTCGCCGGACGGGAAAACGATTGCGTTCCAGGACACGCATTTCCGCATCTGGTTGGTGGATGTGGCGAGTGGCAAGGCCAAGGTGGCCGACACCGATCCGTACTTCATGATGGATCGGTCCATCGTGCCGGTCTGGAGTCCGGATTCGCGGTGCCTGGCGTATCCCAAGCGACTCAAGTCGTTGTTGCGGGCGATTTTTGTCTATGAAGTGGAGACTGGCGCGGTGAAGCAGCTCACCGATGGTATGGCCGACGCGAGCAATCCGGCGTGGGATGCCAGTGGCAAGTATCTCTGGTTCCTGGCCTCCACCAACTTCGGGCTCAACTCGTCGTTGCTCGATATGTCCAAGTTCGATCGTCCGGAAACGCGGGCGCTCTACCTGGCCGTACTGAGCAAAGCCGAGCCGTCGCCGCTGCTACCCGAGAGCGACGATGAGAGTGCGCGCGATGCCATGCGCGATTCCACACGCAGCGCGCCGCGTGCGGCCGATACGACCCGTGTCGCGTCGGCACCGGTGCGTCCGGTGCGCATCGACTATGACGGTATTGCCCAGCGCATCCTGACGGTGCAGGGCGTCATCGAGCGCGACTACGATGCCCTGCGTGCCGGTCCTGCAGGCACGGTGTTTTTCCTGGAGCCCATTCCCACCACCGGGACAGGCACCGGCGCGGCGGGAGGAGGGCAGGGTGGTGGCAACACGCTGCATCGCTACCAGCTCGGCGCGCGTCGTGCGGCCGTGTTTGCGCAGGGCGTGTCGCAGTTCACGACCAGTGGCGATGGCCGCAAGGTGTTGTATCGCACCACCGGCGCGAACGGTGCGCTGTTCCTTGTCGATGGCGATCGTGCGATTCCTGCGGCAGGCACCGGGCGTCTCAACGCCACGCTGCGCACCTTCGTCGATCCCAAAGCCGAGTTCCGGCAGATCTTCGACGAAGGTTGGCGCAATCAGCGCAACAACCTGTACGTGAAGAACATGCAGGGCAGCGACTGGCCGGCCATGAAGAAGATGTACGAGCCGTTGCTGGCGCATGTGAATCACCGGGCCGATCTCAACTACCTGCTCGACAACATGGGCGCCGAGATCGCGATCGGGCACTCGTATGTGCGTGGTGGTGATCTGCCCGAAGTGCCGGATGCGAATGGCGGGTTGCTCGGTGCGGACTTCTCGATCGAGAACGGCCGCTATCGTTTGTCGCGTATCTACGACGCCGAGAGCTGGAACCCGGAGTTGCGGGCGCCGCTGGTGATGCCGGGGGTGAACGTGTCCCGCGGCGACTACATCCTGGCCATCAACGGGCAGGAGCTGCGAGCACCGGAGAATATCTATCGCCTGCTCGATGGCACGGCGAACCGGCAGACGGTGCTCACGGTGAATTCGCGTCCCGATCTGCAGGGCGCGCGGCAGATCACCGTTGTGCCGGTGGCCAACGAGCAGGGGCTGCGCACGCGTGCCTGGGTGGAGCACAATCGACGCATGGTCGATTCACTCTCCGGTGGCAAGATCGCGTACGTGTACGTGCCCAACACCGGTGCGCCGGGTTATGTGAGCTTCAATCGCTACTACTTCGCGCAGCAGGATCGTGTGGGGGTGGTCGTTGATGAACGGTACAATGGTGGTGGATCGGCGGCGGACTACATCGTCGATATGCTGGGGCGCGATTACGACGGCTACTTCAACAATCCCGTCGGTGATCGCTATCCGTACACGAGCCCGGCCAACGGTATCTGGGGGCCGAAGGTGATGATCATCAATGAGATGGCCGGCTCGGGCGGTGATCTCATGCCGTTCATGTTCAAGCGCCGCAAGCTGGGGCCGTTGGTGGGCTCCCGCACGTGGGGCGGCCTCGTGGCCACCACCGACACACCGCCGTTCGTGGACGGCGGTTCGATGATCGCCCCCCGCTTTGGATTCTTCTCACGCGATCCCAAGTTCGCCGTGGAGAATGAAGGTGTCGCCCCGGACATCGACGTGGAGAACTTTCCACGAGAGGTGATTTCCGGCCGTGACCCGCAGCTCGAGCGGGCCGTGCAGGAAGCGATGCGTCTGCTCGGCACCTACAAGAACGAGCGCGCCAATCAGGAGCCGGATGCTCCGGTATGGGGACGCCGCGGTCGATAG